The proteins below come from a single Gimesia alba genomic window:
- a CDS encoding PVC-type heme-binding CxxCH protein, whose translation MFKSLTFLKCPLVLSVCCGLFLSAHQSLAAEQEEKPHVVFVVGTTHYSPQKTIPAFAKRLEQYGFKTTVILPEGNPERNQNGVGLPGLEVLAQADLAVFYMRFLQLPPKQFTHILNYIESGKPVIGLRTSTHAFDYENGHPLSEWNRGFGKRVLGSEYFLHLSSETVVEHVPAHRNHEILNGVAAKFIDPGTLYKTKIPADATPLLNGTGKSKRTGLIKNQFGTHELTAEMSWPVAWTWKNEWGSRVFTSTLGHEDSFKLDAVNRLLVNGVHWCLEKPVGTTPERMAVANSAPNLKRPFELTQDHSPEVERKTFTMLPGYEVNLFAAEPMLVNPIHMTWDPQGRLWVICSTSYPQVSPGEKPNDQIVILEDTDHDGRADKSTVFADGLYVPTGLELGDGGVYVANAPDLLFLKDTDGDGKADHREVVLTGFATEDNHHSISAWRWGPGGWIYFQEGTFMHSQVETPYGTVRLENGGVFQFHPRSRKLNVFADYRASNPWGHMFDDWGQSFVIDNPRLYFTAPLTANSRAKLGYDASGQGTKQCGGEFVASRHFPAEVQGEIWTNQYKSHVVARYEVSDDGAGYTIKGLDPLIQSSSSYFRPVDLKTGPDGAAYILDWYNPLIGHMQHSFRDERRDTTHGRVWRVTYKDRPLVERPKLVGVPLAEVVPHLKDPESFTRQQVKRVLYDANPDDAKQALDSWVAKLDSLEANFAHHQLEALWCYQTIGVVNEPLLREVLKSKESRARAAALRVLRYWYPQIENPLDLLETAIHDPHPRVRLEAVLTAGYIPDPRSVTIAVKAIDAPMDRYLEHALKLTIDGLQEHWVKPLQQGKVKFEKTDHKNYALANLLSNESIDVIIDLLNAGSIDAELLKGPAQVVAEKANANQLEPLVLSLVEVTREYKTQGGKGISPEALSILLDALDRAARERGVIPKGNIGSMLSRSAVVPGLPVQKSVARLVGSWKLTREGRRLQRQITAPDTDPEVKQLAAESLGMLGDAASLKFLNGLAKSKKPISQRLLGVYGLAAHDMKQAALLTLEILNQDPKGTDPAWFLLAFTKRKGGSEILADQLKAASIHPRMAEQIRQYLIETGETNQALITAFGGTVMQDSLEAQLLKENVLELATAVREQGDAARGEQIFRRAELACMKCHSISNAGPVLGPDLAAIGSSSPPDYIVDSFLRPSKVIKEFYESMMVVTDEGRVFNGILVVQDDQKVVLKDAAQQGKVVTIPADQIDFTKKLPSLMPQGLASKLKSRQEFLDLVKFVTELGRPGPYATSVAQVVRRWRLSGAEAPLTSEDLANFKSLEQSTTAAYSMVNGTLPASDLNLQKPLTRAIAFVDVNQPGYVQMEINSIKGLKVWQNETSISLKKSTLLLLPSGRTQLTFEIDRNDRGDLDLRVEFQKADRQPEGRFKVVGGP comes from the coding sequence ATGTTTAAGTCTCTAACGTTCCTGAAATGCCCTCTGGTGCTCTCCGTTTGCTGTGGCCTGTTTCTGTCAGCGCATCAAAGTCTTGCCGCCGAACAGGAAGAGAAACCACACGTGGTATTCGTGGTGGGGACGACACATTATTCACCTCAGAAGACGATTCCCGCTTTCGCAAAACGCTTAGAGCAGTATGGCTTTAAAACAACAGTGATTCTCCCCGAAGGAAATCCGGAGCGGAATCAGAACGGGGTGGGACTGCCCGGCCTGGAAGTGCTTGCGCAGGCGGATCTGGCGGTGTTTTATATGCGGTTTCTGCAACTACCGCCAAAGCAGTTTACTCACATTCTAAACTATATTGAATCAGGGAAACCGGTGATCGGCTTGCGCACCAGTACGCATGCCTTTGATTATGAAAACGGTCATCCGCTCTCGGAATGGAATCGGGGGTTTGGTAAGCGGGTTTTGGGTTCGGAATATTTCCTGCACCTTTCCAGTGAGACGGTTGTGGAACATGTGCCCGCGCATCGGAATCACGAAATTCTGAACGGCGTGGCTGCAAAATTTATCGATCCGGGTACGTTATACAAAACAAAGATTCCCGCCGATGCAACGCCGTTATTAAACGGTACCGGGAAGTCAAAGCGGACGGGGCTCATCAAGAATCAGTTCGGAACGCATGAGCTCACAGCCGAAATGAGTTGGCCTGTCGCCTGGACCTGGAAGAACGAATGGGGCAGCCGCGTGTTTACGAGCACGTTGGGGCATGAAGACTCGTTTAAGCTGGATGCGGTCAACCGCCTGCTGGTTAATGGCGTTCACTGGTGTCTGGAAAAACCGGTGGGAACAACCCCCGAGCGGATGGCAGTCGCGAATTCGGCGCCCAATTTGAAACGACCGTTCGAACTCACGCAGGATCATTCGCCCGAAGTCGAGCGAAAAACGTTTACGATGTTGCCCGGTTATGAAGTGAACCTGTTTGCTGCGGAACCGATGCTGGTCAATCCGATTCATATGACCTGGGATCCGCAGGGGCGACTGTGGGTGATTTGTTCGACCTCGTATCCCCAGGTCTCGCCGGGTGAAAAACCAAACGATCAGATTGTGATTCTGGAAGATACAGACCACGATGGCCGGGCCGATAAATCGACCGTGTTTGCAGATGGTCTGTATGTGCCCACAGGTTTGGAACTCGGAGACGGCGGCGTGTATGTGGCGAATGCGCCGGATCTGCTCTTTCTGAAAGATACCGACGGCGATGGGAAAGCCGACCACCGTGAAGTGGTGCTCACCGGTTTTGCGACGGAAGACAACCACCATTCGATCAGCGCCTGGCGCTGGGGGCCGGGAGGCTGGATCTACTTCCAGGAAGGGACGTTCATGCATTCGCAGGTGGAAACACCCTACGGGACTGTGCGACTGGAGAATGGGGGCGTGTTCCAGTTTCATCCCCGCAGCCGCAAGTTGAACGTCTTTGCCGACTATCGTGCGTCGAATCCCTGGGGGCATATGTTTGATGACTGGGGGCAGTCTTTCGTGATCGATAACCCGCGACTTTACTTCACCGCTCCCTTAACCGCCAACAGTCGGGCAAAGCTGGGCTACGATGCCAGCGGTCAGGGAACAAAGCAGTGTGGCGGCGAATTTGTTGCCAGTCGCCATTTTCCAGCAGAAGTGCAAGGCGAGATTTGGACCAACCAGTACAAATCACACGTTGTCGCCCGGTATGAAGTTTCTGATGACGGTGCCGGCTATACGATTAAGGGACTCGATCCGCTGATTCAATCCAGCAGTTCCTACTTTCGACCTGTGGACTTGAAGACGGGGCCTGATGGCGCAGCGTATATTCTGGACTGGTACAATCCGCTGATCGGCCACATGCAACATAGTTTCCGCGATGAACGCCGCGATACGACACATGGTCGTGTCTGGAGAGTGACCTATAAAGATCGTCCGCTGGTGGAGCGTCCAAAATTAGTGGGCGTGCCCCTTGCTGAAGTGGTTCCGCATCTGAAAGATCCCGAAAGTTTTACCCGGCAGCAGGTGAAACGCGTGCTGTATGATGCCAATCCGGATGATGCGAAACAGGCCCTCGACAGTTGGGTGGCTAAACTGGACTCGCTGGAAGCGAATTTCGCTCACCATCAACTGGAAGCACTCTGGTGTTATCAGACCATCGGCGTGGTGAACGAGCCATTGCTGCGTGAGGTGCTGAAATCAAAAGAGTCCCGTGCGCGGGCAGCCGCGTTGCGGGTATTGCGCTATTGGTATCCGCAGATTGAGAATCCGCTGGACTTACTGGAGACGGCCATTCACGATCCGCATCCGCGAGTCCGTCTCGAAGCCGTTCTAACAGCGGGCTACATTCCCGATCCGCGTTCGGTGACGATCGCCGTCAAAGCCATTGATGCGCCGATGGACCGGTATCTGGAACATGCACTGAAATTGACGATCGACGGTTTGCAGGAACATTGGGTCAAACCACTGCAACAGGGCAAAGTGAAATTCGAGAAAACAGATCACAAAAACTACGCGCTGGCGAACCTGCTTTCGAATGAATCGATCGATGTGATAATCGATTTGTTAAACGCGGGCAGCATTGATGCGGAATTGCTGAAAGGCCCGGCCCAGGTCGTTGCGGAAAAAGCGAACGCTAATCAGCTGGAGCCGCTGGTGTTGAGTCTGGTCGAAGTCACCCGCGAGTATAAAACGCAGGGAGGCAAAGGGATTTCGCCGGAAGCGCTGAGCATTCTGCTGGATGCTCTGGACCGTGCCGCCCGCGAGCGTGGTGTGATTCCTAAAGGCAACATTGGCTCAATGCTCAGCCGGTCTGCGGTGGTGCCGGGGCTGCCGGTACAAAAGTCGGTCGCCCGCTTAGTCGGTTCCTGGAAACTGACGCGCGAAGGTCGGCGGCTGCAACGTCAAATTACCGCACCGGACACAGACCCGGAAGTCAAACAGTTGGCGGCGGAATCACTGGGCATGCTTGGTGATGCAGCTTCGCTCAAATTTTTGAACGGACTGGCGAAATCGAAAAAGCCGATTTCGCAACGCTTATTAGGCGTCTATGGTCTGGCCGCACATGACATGAAGCAGGCAGCCTTATTGACGCTCGAAATATTGAATCAAGATCCGAAAGGCACCGACCCCGCCTGGTTCTTGCTCGCATTTACAAAACGCAAGGGGGGATCGGAAATTCTGGCCGACCAGTTGAAAGCGGCGTCGATTCATCCCCGCATGGCAGAGCAAATCCGACAGTACCTGATTGAAACAGGAGAAACGAATCAGGCTTTGATTACCGCCTTTGGTGGCACAGTCATGCAGGATTCACTGGAAGCACAATTGCTCAAAGAGAATGTGTTGGAACTGGCGACAGCAGTCCGCGAACAAGGAGACGCCGCACGCGGCGAGCAGATTTTCCGCAGAGCAGAACTGGCCTGTATGAAGTGCCACAGTATTTCGAATGCGGGACCGGTTCTCGGCCCCGATCTGGCTGCCATCGGTTCCAGTTCGCCTCCCGATTATATTGTCGATTCCTTTCTGCGGCCGTCCAAGGTGATCAAGGAATTTTACGAGAGCATGATGGTCGTGACGGATGAGGGCCGCGTGTTCAATGGGATTCTGGTGGTGCAGGACGATCAGAAAGTGGTTCTCAAAGACGCGGCTCAGCAGGGGAAAGTGGTGACGATTCCAGCGGATCAGATTGATTTTACGAAGAAGCTGCCTTCACTGATGCCTCAGGGACTGGCCAGTAAATTGAAGAGTCGGCAGGAGTTTCTGGATCTGGTGAAGTTTGTGACAGAACTCGGTCGCCCCGGACCTTATGCAACGAGTGTGGCTCAGGTGGTCCGGCGCTGGCGGTTAAGTGGGGCCGAGGCACCATTGACGTCAGAGGATCTGGCGAACTTTAAATCACTGGAACAATCCACGACGGCGGCTTACAGCATGGTGAATGGGACGTTGCCGGCCAGTGATTTGAATCTGCAGAAGCCGTTGACCCGTGCGATCGCGTTCGTGGATGTCAATCAGCCGGGCTATGTGCAGATGGAGATTAACTCAATCAAAGGCTTGAAGGTCTGGCAGAACGAAACGTCGATTTCGTTAAAGAAATCGACGCTATTGTTGCTGCCCAGCGGTCGCACTCAATTGACGTTTGAAATTGACCGGAACGATCGCGGTGATCTTGATCTGCGAGTTGAATTCCAGAAAGCAGACAGGCAACCAGAGGGCCGCTTCAAAGTAGTCGGCGGCCCCTGA
- a CDS encoding alpha/beta hydrolase, which produces MKHLCLAVFLFLSLAAAPIETPEPDERIAVWPDRPLLDKSDDEVAYSHIIRITKVNRPAIEFYKAKNAKPNAPAVVIFPGGGYNVLAYDLEGTEIAEWLNSIGIHAVVVKYTVPGNQREAALKDAQRAMGIVRSKAKDWGINPEQIGVLGFSAGGHLAANLSTNYQKRNYEPIDAADKLSCRPDFTVLIYPAYIYEKEDKRKTAPEIKVTAQTPPAFIVQTLDDRRLVDSAFNYTRDLKDAKVDGELHIYAKGGHGYGLRPSDNPISGWPKLCGDWLKRTTGN; this is translated from the coding sequence ATGAAGCATCTTTGTCTGGCCGTTTTTTTATTCTTATCCCTGGCCGCAGCGCCGATCGAAACCCCCGAACCTGATGAGCGGATCGCCGTCTGGCCGGATCGCCCTCTGCTGGATAAAAGCGATGATGAAGTCGCCTACAGTCACATCATCCGCATCACCAAAGTCAATCGGCCCGCCATTGAATTCTATAAAGCCAAAAATGCCAAACCGAATGCACCGGCAGTCGTGATCTTTCCAGGCGGCGGCTATAACGTGCTGGCCTATGATCTGGAAGGGACCGAAATTGCCGAATGGTTGAACTCAATTGGCATTCACGCCGTCGTGGTCAAATACACGGTTCCCGGAAATCAGCGCGAAGCAGCATTGAAAGACGCCCAACGCGCCATGGGAATTGTGCGCAGTAAAGCCAAAGACTGGGGCATCAACCCCGAACAAATTGGAGTCCTCGGTTTTTCCGCCGGCGGTCATCTGGCGGCCAATCTCTCCACGAACTATCAGAAGCGAAATTATGAACCGATCGACGCCGCCGACAAATTGAGTTGCCGTCCCGATTTCACCGTGCTGATTTATCCCGCGTACATCTACGAAAAAGAGGACAAACGAAAAACGGCTCCGGAAATCAAAGTCACCGCGCAAACACCGCCGGCCTTCATCGTGCAGACGCTCGATGACCGACGTCTGGTCGACAGTGCATTCAACTACACACGCGACCTGAAAGACGCCAAAGTGGATGGTGAGCTTCATATTTACGCAAAAGGGGGGCACGGGTACGGCCTGCGTCCTTCTGACAACCCGATTTCCGGCTGGCCAAAATTATGCGGCGACTGGCTGAAACGAACCACCGGAAATTAA
- a CDS encoding PDZ domain-containing protein — protein MQLITRRENTSFYESFSDLIFCTLVLFIILVMILSLSVNEQVESYAEEQQAITEKLKAQKAELALLKRQASEERQRLSSMLGGTRFTSHFGDTYLYIVCDTVSDPPRYWPVPSTYFDDASTSFINETDEDQKKRLRTIRADILELTENNRSYRAEELGLIVRSFSFYETGELDKNFKSIGVDLKQTDAGLRIDSVYPSSAAEEAGLETGDVITHIQGIPLRQNGLKILTTEKNKTGPEEKVMLSVISKNQELRSVICKPKYAQEISRVKEVTRGSFNVLVNGFVDIDGNAKDTSDIIGAIKSKRPDLQRNQNETEIAKLIISVKDSLKIYSEVAKQVDASEFRPLYIGSLPELNIYVSKEDESGLIAGMRLTADEILQLVRAIGGRGAVLNWIVKDNAPIPDWVIKKVLEPSGFRDKAPLN, from the coding sequence ATGCAGTTAATTACACGGCGTGAGAACACAAGCTTCTACGAATCCTTTTCGGATCTGATATTTTGCACTCTGGTACTGTTTATCATTCTGGTCATGATTCTTTCGCTTTCGGTCAATGAACAGGTTGAATCTTACGCTGAAGAACAACAGGCAATCACTGAAAAACTCAAAGCACAGAAAGCAGAGTTGGCCCTGCTGAAAAGGCAGGCTTCAGAGGAACGCCAAAGATTGAGCAGCATGTTAGGCGGCACTCGATTTACATCTCATTTTGGCGATACTTATCTTTATATTGTTTGTGATACTGTCTCAGATCCGCCTCGTTATTGGCCCGTTCCTTCAACTTACTTTGATGATGCATCGACAAGTTTCATTAATGAAACAGACGAAGACCAAAAAAAAAGACTCCGTACGATACGAGCAGACATTCTGGAACTTACAGAAAACAACCGGTCTTATCGTGCTGAAGAACTTGGTCTAATCGTGCGTTCCTTCTCTTTTTACGAAACTGGTGAGCTAGATAAAAACTTCAAAAGTATTGGAGTTGATCTCAAACAGACAGATGCAGGATTAAGAATTGATTCTGTTTATCCATCTTCCGCAGCTGAGGAAGCTGGTTTAGAAACAGGTGATGTAATCACTCATATTCAGGGGATCCCCCTCAGGCAGAATGGATTGAAAATTTTAACAACAGAAAAAAATAAAACAGGGCCAGAAGAGAAGGTCATGCTTAGTGTTATATCAAAAAATCAAGAGCTCCGCAGCGTGATATGCAAGCCAAAATATGCTCAGGAAATAAGTCGTGTAAAAGAAGTCACAAGAGGCAGTTTTAATGTTCTTGTTAATGGATTTGTTGATATAGATGGAAACGCTAAAGATACCTCAGACATAATCGGTGCCATTAAATCCAAACGTCCCGATTTGCAGCGTAATCAAAACGAAACAGAAATCGCCAAGCTGATCATTTCCGTGAAGGACTCATTGAAAATCTATTCTGAAGTGGCAAAACAGGTTGATGCAAGCGAATTTCGTCCCCTTTATATAGGAAGTCTGCCTGAATTAAATATTTATGTCAGCAAAGAAGATGAGAGTGGTCTTATTGCAGGTATGAGATTGACAGCCGATGAAATACTGCAACTGGTTCGCGCCATCGGGGGCAGAGGTGCTGTTCTTAACTGGATCGTGAAGGACAATGCACCGATTCCAGATTGGGTCATAAAGAAAGTGCTCGAACCTTCAGGTTTTCGAGACAAAGCGCCTCTCAATTGA
- a CDS encoding ankyrin repeat domain-containing protein yields the protein MDVWEAVEKDNLKAIEQYVKAGGDVNCQSWDGVTPLLYALINRKRKSYEQLLKLGANPNIIADNVASMPHYNRSVMTDAASIKDTFWIKLALEHGGNPNLQIKSSNKVRNGSVFIYALSNDAFENIKLLVKYKLDLSQTDEHGKTPLVLAAHFARFDIVYFLLEAGANYKQKGTKDSESFIEFMRTRELGEYPDEETNQWLAKVFDWLKARGTRPKAQMEAANQL from the coding sequence GTGGATGTATGGGAGGCAGTGGAGAAGGATAATCTGAAGGCCATCGAACAATATGTCAAAGCGGGCGGAGACGTGAATTGTCAGTCATGGGATGGAGTAACGCCATTACTCTATGCTTTGATCAACAGGAAACGAAAAAGCTATGAGCAATTACTCAAACTTGGTGCAAACCCTAATATCATCGCTGATAACGTAGCGAGTATGCCCCATTATAATCGTTCAGTTATGACTGATGCTGCTAGTATCAAAGATACATTCTGGATAAAGCTTGCTCTTGAGCATGGTGGGAATCCGAATCTTCAAATAAAAAGTTCAAATAAAGTACGTAATGGTTCTGTATTTATATATGCACTATCAAATGATGCATTTGAAAACATAAAACTGTTAGTAAAGTATAAACTGGATCTCAGCCAGACTGATGAACATGGTAAAACTCCCCTAGTATTGGCAGCTCATTTTGCTCGATTTGATATCGTCTATTTTCTCTTAGAGGCCGGCGCAAACTACAAACAAAAAGGAACAAAGGATTCTGAATCTTTTATTGAGTTCATGAGGACAAGGGAACTTGGGGAATATCCAGATGAAGAGACGAATCAATGGCTTGCAAAAGTCTTCGATTGGTTGAAAGCAAGAGGTACCCGCCCTAAAGCTCAGATGGAAGCTGCCAATCAGTTATAG
- a CDS encoding DUF1559 family PulG-like putative transporter produces MERRWTGISAKTFREVAPVHDPSAAGRTARDTRTAASTVKGVRSLCLYARISQVTDGTTNTIMIGEVVGPLCLWQDWGYQSWGTMAHPINYRNEEFIAGTLSRGDANACIGFRSRHEGGAFFTMADGSVHFLSENIDGNLYRNLGDKADGNPVDGFGG; encoded by the coding sequence CTGGAACGTCGATGGACAGGTATTTCAGCGAAGACTTTTCGGGAAGTCGCTCCAGTCCACGACCCGTCAGCCGCTGGCCGTACAGCCCGAGATACTCGAACTGCTGCGTCGACAGTAAAAGGGGTCAGGTCTCTTTGTTTATATGCCAGAATCAGTCAGGTGACCGATGGGACAACGAATACGATCATGATTGGTGAAGTCGTCGGCCCGCTCTGTCTCTGGCAGGACTGGGGTTACCAGAGTTGGGGCACGATGGCGCATCCGATCAATTATCGGAATGAAGAGTTCATCGCGGGTACCCTCAGCCGAGGCGATGCGAATGCCTGTATCGGCTTTCGTAGCCGACATGAAGGGGGCGCCTTCTTCACCATGGCCGACGGCAGTGTGCATTTTCTGAGCGAAAACATCGATGGCAATCTTTACCGGAATCTGGGCGATAAGGCCGATGGGAATCCGGTCGATGGATTTGGCGGTTAA
- a CDS encoding isochorismatase family protein has product MPTASLQHRRHFLNTVFQGCAAGSLFPAFSTLLADERSQSTRQIPAVPGKLSIHLRKRTAKAPLKAVNETAEWDASETAIIICDMWADHPCKLAAQRVDRMAPRMNQVISKARDQGVAIIHAPSGGIQLYEETPFRKRIKEAKPSKPPVPIQGWCYLNPEKEPPLPVDDTVKRSTESSLRGCDDPIADYKKNTDRHEHPAIKMVGYDVVSANGQEIYNFLEQEQRKNIVLMGVHTNMCVLGRPFGIRQMSYLGKNVVLCRDLTDALYDPRDRPYVSHTRGTEMIIEHIETHWCPSILGRDLTKVIPGSNNPVS; this is encoded by the coding sequence ATGCCCACTGCATCTCTCCAACACCGACGTCATTTTCTGAACACCGTTTTTCAAGGCTGCGCAGCCGGTTCCCTGTTTCCCGCTTTTTCGACGCTTCTGGCTGACGAACGTTCTCAGTCAACACGTCAGATTCCCGCGGTTCCCGGCAAGCTCTCGATCCACCTGAGAAAACGGACCGCCAAAGCACCTTTGAAAGCAGTCAACGAAACGGCGGAATGGGACGCTTCAGAAACCGCCATCATCATCTGCGACATGTGGGCCGACCATCCCTGTAAGCTGGCTGCGCAGCGCGTGGACCGGATGGCACCGAGAATGAATCAGGTGATCTCTAAAGCCCGCGATCAGGGTGTCGCCATTATCCACGCTCCCAGTGGCGGGATTCAATTGTACGAAGAGACACCGTTTCGCAAACGGATCAAAGAGGCCAAACCATCGAAGCCCCCCGTTCCGATTCAAGGCTGGTGTTACCTGAACCCGGAGAAAGAGCCGCCGCTGCCTGTGGATGACACAGTAAAACGTTCCACGGAATCGAGTCTGCGAGGCTGTGATGATCCGATTGCCGATTACAAAAAGAACACCGACCGCCACGAACACCCGGCGATTAAAATGGTCGGCTACGATGTGGTCAGTGCCAACGGCCAGGAGATCTATAATTTTCTGGAGCAGGAACAGCGCAAGAACATCGTGCTGATGGGCGTGCATACCAACATGTGCGTTCTGGGACGCCCGTTTGGAATTCGTCAGATGAGTTATCTGGGAAAGAACGTGGTCCTGTGCCGCGACTTGACCGACGCGCTGTACGATCCCCGCGATCGTCCTTATGTCAGTCATACCCGGGGCACCGAAATGATTATCGAACACATCGAAACGCACTGGTGCCCCTCAATCCTGGGCCGGGATCTGACCAAAGTCATTCCAGGCTCGAACAATCCTGTGTCTTGA
- a CDS encoding carboxypeptidase-like regulatory domain-containing protein, producing MKDFQKQITKYLSLCGLLLFIVQPLEATEWGDLSGQFIYTGKPPAPHPKKLKIPQNQSLVIGKNGGIKNICFYLRETFSQNIKIHSSYNQLPKKVFLSHQNSIYEPHVSGLWYERQQLICINKDPHPHLIQFFTLRNHFPDRLPKEINNQRTFRFHTHEIVPVPVKCKMHPWESAYLMVLAHPYFTSTDETGAFTIKNLPVGDHEFKVWHEQLGNIEAKDEWKRGRIKIKIKPGKNDLGVIKVSPKLVKKQ from the coding sequence GTGAAGGACTTTCAAAAACAAATCACAAAGTACCTGTCTCTGTGCGGCCTGCTTTTGTTCATAGTGCAGCCACTAGAGGCCACTGAGTGGGGGGATTTATCGGGGCAGTTTATCTATACCGGTAAACCTCCTGCCCCCCACCCCAAAAAACTTAAAATCCCTCAGAACCAGTCTCTCGTCATTGGAAAAAATGGCGGAATCAAAAATATCTGTTTCTATTTGCGAGAGACATTTTCACAGAACATTAAAATTCATTCCAGCTATAATCAATTGCCGAAGAAAGTCTTTCTTTCGCACCAGAATTCAATTTATGAACCGCATGTGTCAGGACTCTGGTATGAACGCCAGCAGCTCATTTGCATTAATAAAGACCCCCATCCGCATCTCATTCAATTCTTCACACTAAGAAATCATTTTCCTGATCGGCTACCAAAAGAAATCAATAATCAGAGAACGTTTCGTTTTCACACTCATGAAATTGTTCCAGTGCCAGTCAAATGCAAGATGCATCCCTGGGAGTCAGCATATCTGATGGTCCTCGCCCATCCTTACTTCACCTCGACAGACGAAACCGGGGCCTTTACGATCAAGAATTTGCCCGTGGGGGATCATGAGTTTAAAGTCTGGCATGAACAGCTGGGGAATATTGAGGCAAAGGATGAATGGAAACGGGGAAGAATTAAAATCAAGATCAAGCCCGGTAAAAATGACCTGGGCGTGATCAAAGTTTCTCCGAAACTGGTAAAAAAACAGTAA
- a CDS encoding SGNH/GDSL hydrolase family protein yields MRASFLMLSFMLVVCSSFLSTGFAADTRQSASSAHQLVLKEGDRIVLIGNTFADQMRLYNYLETLLTSQADVKGLTFRNLAWSGDTLKLQPRPLNFGSLDDHLKQQKADVIIACFGMNESFDGQAGLKAYTEHWEQFLKHLASQKYNGVSAPRVVMISPIAHENMGPPFPDPAAHNQSLSEYTRAMQVIAEKHRVPFVDLFTETRKRMAQNPSQKLTRNGIHLNEYGYWAVSQFIAGKLLGKKIQSPQLLADMQAKTVAATNATISQQTFEPERIQFTFKASVLPIPAAPESAIVDSDLQAAQPRLAVKHLPDGKYRLLVNGTTITEASAADWGRGLYLQNLPAQAQVNELRSHIDRKNELFFYVYRAHNAEYIFGRRTKPFGAVSFPPEMLTFAALIEGRESKIGSQARPQKETRWQLVRIE; encoded by the coding sequence ATGCGAGCCTCGTTTCTAATGTTGAGTTTCATGCTGGTTGTCTGCAGCAGTTTCCTGTCCACAGGTTTTGCAGCAGACACGCGCCAAAGTGCGTCCTCAGCGCATCAACTGGTTTTGAAAGAAGGAGATCGGATTGTCCTGATCGGGAATACGTTCGCCGATCAAATGCGACTGTATAACTATCTGGAAACTCTGTTGACGTCGCAGGCGGATGTCAAAGGACTCACGTTTCGCAATCTGGCCTGGTCGGGGGATACGCTGAAACTGCAGCCGCGACCACTCAATTTTGGTTCACTCGATGATCATTTGAAGCAGCAGAAAGCCGATGTGATTATCGCCTGTTTCGGCATGAATGAATCGTTCGACGGGCAGGCAGGTTTAAAAGCGTATACGGAACACTGGGAACAGTTTCTCAAGCATCTGGCCTCTCAAAAATATAACGGCGTTTCTGCACCGCGGGTGGTCATGATTTCCCCGATCGCGCACGAAAACATGGGCCCGCCCTTTCCCGACCCCGCGGCACATAATCAGAGTTTGTCAGAGTATACACGGGCAATGCAAGTGATCGCAGAAAAACATCGGGTACCTTTCGTGGACCTCTTCACAGAGACCAGAAAACGGATGGCTCAAAATCCTTCGCAGAAGCTGACCCGCAATGGCATCCATCTGAATGAGTACGGCTACTGGGCGGTCAGTCAATTCATTGCTGGTAAACTGTTGGGAAAGAAAATTCAGAGTCCCCAGTTGCTGGCCGATATGCAAGCCAAAACAGTCGCTGCCACGAATGCCACAATCTCTCAGCAGACATTCGAGCCAGAGCGAATTCAGTTTACCTTCAAAGCAAGTGTCCTGCCAATTCCTGCGGCTCCGGAATCGGCGATTGTGGACAGTGACTTGCAGGCGGCTCAACCGCGGCTGGCCGTCAAACATTTACCGGACGGCAAGTATCGTCTGCTGGTCAACGGGACAACGATTACCGAAGCCAGCGCAGCCGACTGGGGTCGCGGCCTGTATTTGCAGAACCTGCCTGCACAGGCGCAGGTGAATGAACTCCGGTCGCACATCGACCGAAAGAACGAACTGTTTTTCTATGTCTATCGCGCGCATAACGCTGAATATATTTTCGGCCGTCGTACCAAGCCCTTTGGCGCGGTCTCATTTCCTCCCGAGATGTTGACCTTTGCCGCATTGATCGAGGGACGCGAGTCCAAAATCGGAAGTCAGGCCCGGCCACAGAAAGAAACGCGCTGGCAACTGGTGCGTATTGAATAA